Proteins from a genomic interval of Candidatus Acidulodesulfobacterium acidiphilum:
- a CDS encoding DUF3492 domain-containing protein has product MEKSIIENKNKPIKVLLVCEGTFPYVRGGVSTWIYQIIKGLPHINFGIVFMGAGKNDYKGLEYDIPDNLVYMSASYLFDDINRQNHKYSLLKEIIPIRKKTLSEKFNFIKKMHAQFNAQIKSDFPDRIKSLDFYFNFISEDFFLRDRKSWEFIKEEYLEFAYDLSFTDYFWTIRNIHAPIWKIANIAREIPSFEIVHSPSTGYAGFLSSILKHNRKSPFILTEHGIYVRERKIDILNSDMASVKETVMNTLFNAEHLKNVWIKFFEALGKLSYVSADNVISLFNDARTFQVNFGADSNKTQVIPNGVDIKKLSLLLKQRQKEIPKIVALIGRVVQIKDVKTFIKSIKLASDANNQIQGWIVGPEDEDEDYVKECKDMVAMLGMESNCLFLGFKNIYDILPKIGLLTLTSISEGMPLVVLEAFSAGIPAICTDVGACSQLINGGLDEDDMAIGKAGEIVPIANPQIIAKNYVAFLTDEQKWRKAQSAALERVNRYYSIESMLENYNHLYEEAS; this is encoded by the coding sequence ATGGAAAAATCAATAATAGAAAATAAAAATAAACCTATAAAAGTTTTGCTTGTCTGCGAAGGAACATTTCCGTATGTAAGAGGAGGCGTTTCTACATGGATTTATCAAATTATAAAGGGTTTGCCGCATATTAATTTCGGAATAGTTTTTATGGGTGCAGGTAAAAACGACTATAAAGGACTTGAATACGACATACCGGATAACCTTGTTTATATGTCTGCATCATATTTATTCGACGATATTAATAGACAAAATCATAAATATTCGCTTTTAAAAGAAATAATTCCTATAAGAAAAAAAACGCTTTCGGAAAAATTTAATTTTATTAAAAAAATGCACGCACAATTTAATGCACAAATTAAGTCTGATTTTCCGGATAGAATTAAATCTTTAGACTTTTATTTTAATTTTATTAGCGAAGATTTTTTTTTGCGGGACAGAAAGTCATGGGAATTTATAAAAGAAGAATATTTAGAATTTGCTTACGATCTGTCTTTTACTGATTATTTTTGGACTATAAGAAATATTCATGCGCCTATATGGAAAATAGCAAATATTGCACGAGAAATTCCGTCTTTTGAGATAGTCCACAGTCCTTCGACAGGATACGCAGGATTTCTTTCGTCTATACTTAAGCATAACAGGAAATCTCCGTTTATTCTGACGGAACACGGAATTTACGTAAGAGAAAGAAAAATAGATATACTTAACAGCGACATGGCTTCAGTTAAAGAAACCGTTATGAATACTCTTTTTAATGCCGAACATTTAAAAAACGTATGGATAAAATTTTTTGAAGCCTTAGGAAAACTTTCCTATGTATCTGCGGACAATGTTATTTCTTTATTTAACGATGCAAGGACGTTTCAGGTTAATTTCGGAGCAGATTCAAATAAAACGCAGGTCATACCAAATGGCGTAGATATTAAAAAACTGTCTTTGCTTCTTAAACAAAGACAAAAAGAGATACCTAAAATCGTAGCGCTTATAGGACGAGTAGTTCAAATAAAAGACGTTAAGACTTTTATTAAAAGCATTAAATTGGCGTCGGATGCCAATAATCAAATACAGGGCTGGATTGTAGGCCCCGAGGATGAAGATGAAGATTATGTCAAAGAATGTAAAGATATGGTGGCTATGCTTGGCATGGAATCTAACTGTTTATTTTTAGGCTTTAAAAATATTTACGATATATTGCCTAAAATTGGACTTTTAACGCTGACTTCTATAAGCGAAGGCATGCCGCTGGTCGTTTTAGAAGCATTTAGCGCAGGCATTCCCGCAATTTGCACAGATGTGGGAGCATGCTCTCAGCTCATAAACGGCGGATTGGACGAAGACGATATGGCAATAGGCAAAGCAGGAGAAATAGTTCCGATTGCAAATCCGCAAATTATTGCAAAAAATTATGTAGCGTTTTTAACCGACGAACAAAAATGGAGAAAAGCCCAGTCTGCCGCTTTAGAAAGAGTAAACAGGTATTATTCCATTGAAAGTATGCTTGAAAATTATAACCATCTATACGAAGAGGCGTCTTAA
- a CDS encoding polysaccharide deacetylase yields MKFIILLICLFSIIILLPFKVSAKTETHAAIKNPKYVAIIYNENIPTDVYHLYNWIVTNPNNPSINILKQKFYLKHTAKLIAYVSFGETDKSVNYYENVKRYGIGKNRVWHSEIMNIRKKGYRNYILNNVLPKIAKMGFKGFMFDTLDSYKLVSNKKDWPEFQKAEIKFIKDVRKKFPNKIIILNRGFSIIGKVHKDVNGIIAESLYRGLGGKSGLHYVKMSKSNSEWMLKKLKVIKNKYKLPVIIIDYVNPKNRQETKKDVVRIAKNGFIPWVTDKDLNIVGTTDFKFIKRRIIIICNSSSNPNRIDPAFFMAPLEYIGFTPVLFQVNKKLPKGFVADRYAGALVIANSIKNQKKFYRWVRKSINSGLKIFFVNTFGFPKKNRFLNRLGIKLYNNKADISDGYTYVFKSNGGDYEVPLNVSYDNVYLIPRDGKPVVCIKNKYGQKSVPFAITPWGGYALDNTLMNSKGLWIYNPFKIYKKIFYKTSFPVPDVTTENGRRMLFAQIDGDGDFGYANFNPNEFIASYVAKNILEHYKVPVDASVIVSDLIGKPYGLHLKRAKQLRAIFRKIFKYKNVQIASHTFSHPFNWPALVKGIDKPGYELPVPDYKFSVRSNVIGSVNWINKHLAPKGKKVRVILWSGDCDVPEKAVRMAYDIGIYNVNWKNTSIRYSHPFLKYLKPMGRNVGNFFQNNAGIANEDIYTHLWRGPFYGFENVIQTFKMTDKPYRLKPIYIYYHWYSGQKVASVKALNKVYTWALKQHPIPMFLSQYARKNLDFRSTAIAKKGNGWIIKNSGNLRTLRIPLKWGYPNMKLSKGVVGYRIINGREYIALSNSGSYYLILSHKKPNFRLIEANGMIKFFKKTKNGYLFKLKSNPYVPLHFKIQSSECKIKIKDSKKFIKTVNGNIFSYKLINGRKAYVEAKCN; encoded by the coding sequence ATGAAATTCATTATTTTACTTATATGTTTATTTAGTATTATTATTTTATTGCCGTTTAAGGTTTCGGCTAAAACCGAAACTCATGCGGCTATTAAAAATCCTAAGTATGTAGCAATTATATATAATGAAAACATACCTACGGACGTTTATCATTTGTATAACTGGATAGTGACCAATCCCAATAATCCTAGTATTAATATTCTTAAGCAAAAATTTTATTTGAAACATACGGCAAAACTTATTGCATACGTTAGTTTCGGAGAAACCGACAAATCGGTAAATTACTATGAAAACGTAAAACGTTACGGCATAGGAAAAAATAGGGTTTGGCATTCCGAAATCATGAATATAAGAAAAAAAGGCTATAGAAACTATATTCTTAACAACGTTTTACCGAAAATTGCCAAAATGGGTTTTAAAGGATTTATGTTCGATACCCTCGATTCATATAAGCTGGTATCAAATAAAAAAGACTGGCCGGAATTTCAAAAGGCCGAAATTAAATTCATTAAAGACGTAAGGAAAAAATTCCCCAATAAAATCATTATATTAAACAGAGGATTTTCTATTATAGGTAAAGTCCATAAAGACGTAAACGGGATAATAGCCGAGTCTCTTTACAGGGGCTTGGGCGGAAAAAGCGGATTGCATTATGTTAAAATGAGTAAGAGCAATTCGGAATGGATGCTTAAAAAACTAAAAGTTATAAAAAATAAATATAAACTTCCGGTTATAATAATAGATTACGTCAACCCTAAAAACAGGCAAGAAACTAAAAAAGACGTCGTTAGAATTGCAAAAAATGGTTTTATACCATGGGTTACCGACAAAGATTTAAACATAGTCGGAACTACCGATTTTAAATTCATAAAACGAAGAATAATTATAATATGCAATTCCAGTTCAAATCCAAACAGGATTGATCCTGCTTTTTTTATGGCGCCTCTCGAATATATCGGATTTACGCCTGTTTTATTTCAAGTTAATAAAAAACTACCCAAAGGTTTTGTCGCCGACAGATATGCAGGAGCGCTTGTTATAGCAAATTCTATAAAAAATCAAAAAAAATTTTACCGCTGGGTTAGAAAGTCGATTAATAGCGGATTAAAGATATTTTTTGTAAATACTTTCGGATTTCCTAAAAAAAACCGGTTTCTTAATAGATTAGGCATTAAGCTATACAACAATAAAGCCGATATTTCAGACGGCTATACTTATGTTTTCAAATCGAATGGCGGAGATTATGAAGTTCCTTTAAACGTCAGCTACGACAATGTATACTTAATACCTAGAGACGGAAAGCCCGTCGTATGTATAAAAAATAAATATGGACAAAAATCGGTGCCTTTTGCCATTACTCCTTGGGGAGGCTATGCATTAGACAATACTTTGATGAATTCTAAAGGTCTTTGGATTTATAATCCTTTTAAAATTTATAAAAAAATATTTTATAAAACAAGCTTTCCGGTTCCGGACGTTACTACGGAAAACGGAAGGAGAATGCTTTTTGCCCAAATAGACGGCGATGGCGATTTCGGTTATGCTAATTTTAATCCTAATGAATTTATAGCTAGCTACGTTGCAAAAAATATTTTAGAACATTACAAAGTGCCGGTAGATGCATCCGTTATAGTATCCGACTTAATAGGAAAACCTTACGGACTTCATTTAAAAAGAGCCAAACAACTGAGAGCAATATTTAGGAAAATATTTAAATATAAAAATGTTCAGATTGCGAGCCATACTTTTTCCCATCCATTTAATTGGCCGGCGCTGGTAAAGGGGATAGATAAGCCTGGATACGAACTACCCGTTCCGGATTATAAATTCAGCGTAAGAAGTAACGTAATCGGTTCGGTAAACTGGATAAACAAGCATCTTGCGCCTAAAGGAAAAAAGGTAAGGGTTATACTGTGGTCAGGGGATTGCGACGTTCCCGAAAAAGCTGTAAGAATGGCTTACGATATTGGAATTTATAATGTTAATTGGAAAAATACTTCAATTAGATACAGCCATCCATTTTTAAAATACCTAAAACCTATGGGAAGAAACGTAGGAAATTTTTTCCAAAATAATGCGGGAATAGCAAACGAAGACATATATACGCATCTTTGGAGGGGGCCTTTTTACGGATTTGAAAACGTTATACAGACATTTAAAATGACGGACAAACCATATAGATTGAAACCTATTTATATATATTACCACTGGTATTCAGGGCAGAAAGTGGCTTCGGTGAAAGCTTTAAATAAAGTTTATACATGGGCATTAAAACAGCACCCGATACCTATGTTTCTTTCCCAATATGCCAGAAAAAATTTGGATTTTAGAAGCACCGCCATAGCAAAAAAAGGTAACGGCTGGATAATAAAAAATAGCGGTAATTTAAGAACGCTAAGAATTCCTTTAAAATGGGGCTATCCTAATATGAAATTAAGCAAAGGCGTCGTAGGATACAGGATAATTAACGGAAGAGAGTATATAGCTTTAAGCAATTCCGGCAGTTATTACCTAATACTAAGTCATAAAAAACCTAATTTTAGGTTAATCGAAGCAAACGGTATGATTAAATTTTTCAAAAAAACCAAAAACGGTTATCTGTTTAAGTTAAAAAGTAATCCATATGTGCCGCTGCATTTTAAAATACAGTCTTCCGAATGTAAAATTAAGATAAAAGATTCTAAAAAATTTATTAAAACCGTAAATGGAAATATATTTAGCTATAAACTAATTAACGGCAGGAAAGCTTATGTCGAAGCAAAATGTAATTAA